A genomic segment from Rubrobacter tropicus encodes:
- a CDS encoding DNA polymerase III subunit alpha, whose product MSGGSGAFAHLHCHSEYSMLDGASRIKDLVSFAKEQNMPGLALTDHGVMYGAVRFYKEAKDAGIKPLMGCEVYVTADRHDRSRAPYYHLTLIARTAEGYRNLMKLSTGGFLEGFYYKPRVDMEMLKRYGKGIICLSGCLSAEVPTRILEGRFDEARRLLEEYGEIFDAVYLEMQDHGIPEQRRVNEGLVKLHKETGLDLVAANDSHYTTRHDAKMHDALLCIGTGKFVSDPNRMKFSGDEFYVKSIEEMGRIFPDHPEALENTLKVVESVEDVGIELGKTRLPNFPKPEGYTADQYLREQCDRGLVARYGELAKGPEVQQRLEFELSTIGKMGFADYFLIVWDFVKYAKDRKIAVGPGRGSAAGSIVAYALGITDLDPLHYSLLFERFLNPDRINMPDVDIDFSVSGRSEVMKYVTDKYGGHEHVAQIITFGTIGAKAAIRDSGRIYQYPYSDTDKLAKFIPDKPVGTTLRDVLTQGEDGEYAAGEKHPGQAREILQFINGNDAARQVLDTAFEIEGFARHAGTHAAGVVISEERLTDIVPLQRVKDTDSVMVQHPMSDVEALGLLKVDFLGLRNLDVIEETLETIRQTSGEEVDIQNIPLDDEKTLKMFARGDTFGVFQFESGGMQRMLQEVRPDRFDDLVALNALYRPGPMDYIPTFKKGKHDPESVDYRDERLKPILEPTYGVAAYQEQLMEISKLLGGFTPGQADTLRKAIGKKNAAMLATLKDKFMEGCAANDVSIEVADELWNWMEKAGGYSFNKSHSACYSFLAFQTAYLKAHYPESYMAALMSSVMNTKDRVPQYVAEARAMKIEVLPPDVNESGRRFTVVGNTIRFGLSAVKNVGENTVEAIRAAREEGGPFADIFDFCERVDSSTYNKRTVESLIKCGAFDNVGPSRAAMVAVHAKAVERCTKGLKGACEDQFSMFDDAEIAPPKPEFPDLEDDRRESLEWEKETLGLYVSDHPLRPVLHKLKKHTDTTVSDLDHCRDGAMVWVGGLATSVRTNTTRKGDMMGMLQLDDTRGLAEVMVFPRVYAKCANCVREDAVLKVKGRVERKEGIPRIIAMEMEELHLEPGPDPVYLDASCFVGLSRAEAEEAFGLLAKSPGTSPVFLVSPSDGLEERVFDVEDSSDLHAELKQILGPRCLSYSRKEAPVAEPEMEQVS is encoded by the coding sequence TTGTCGGGTGGTTCGGGCGCTTTCGCGCATTTGCACTGTCACTCGGAGTACTCGATGCTCGACGGGGCGAGCCGGATCAAGGACCTCGTCTCTTTCGCGAAAGAGCAGAACATGCCGGGGCTGGCGCTCACGGATCACGGGGTCATGTACGGGGCCGTCCGGTTCTACAAGGAGGCGAAGGACGCCGGGATCAAGCCGCTCATGGGCTGCGAGGTCTACGTCACGGCCGACCGGCACGACCGCAGCAGGGCCCCCTACTACCACCTGACGCTCATAGCCCGGACGGCCGAGGGCTATCGGAACCTGATGAAGCTCTCGACGGGCGGTTTTCTCGAAGGCTTCTACTACAAGCCGCGGGTGGACATGGAAATGCTCAAGAGGTACGGGAAGGGCATCATCTGCCTCTCGGGTTGCCTCTCGGCCGAGGTCCCGACCCGCATCCTCGAAGGGCGCTTCGACGAGGCGAGGCGTCTGCTCGAGGAGTACGGTGAGATCTTCGACGCCGTCTACCTGGAGATGCAGGATCACGGCATCCCCGAGCAGCGGCGCGTGAACGAGGGGCTCGTAAAGCTCCACAAAGAGACGGGCCTCGACCTCGTGGCCGCGAACGACTCCCACTACACGACCCGCCACGACGCCAAAATGCACGACGCGCTCTTGTGCATCGGGACCGGCAAGTTCGTGAGCGACCCGAACCGCATGAAGTTCAGCGGCGATGAGTTCTACGTCAAGAGCATCGAGGAGATGGGCCGCATCTTCCCCGACCATCCCGAGGCCCTCGAAAACACCTTGAAGGTCGTCGAGAGCGTCGAGGACGTCGGCATAGAGCTCGGCAAGACCAGGTTGCCGAACTTCCCGAAGCCCGAGGGGTACACGGCCGACCAGTATCTCAGGGAGCAGTGCGACCGGGGGCTCGTGGCGCGTTACGGGGAGCTGGCGAAGGGGCCGGAGGTCCAGCAGAGGCTCGAGTTCGAGCTTTCGACCATCGGGAAGATGGGGTTCGCCGATTACTTCCTTATAGTGTGGGACTTCGTGAAGTACGCGAAGGACCGCAAGATCGCGGTGGGGCCAGGGCGCGGGTCGGCCGCGGGGTCCATCGTGGCCTACGCGTTGGGGATCACGGACCTCGACCCGCTTCACTACTCGCTGCTCTTCGAGCGGTTCCTTAACCCGGACCGGATCAACATGCCGGACGTGGACATAGACTTCTCCGTCTCCGGTCGTTCCGAGGTTATGAAGTACGTGACGGACAAGTACGGCGGGCACGAGCACGTGGCCCAGATCATCACCTTCGGGACGATAGGAGCCAAGGCCGCCATCCGCGACTCGGGCCGTATCTACCAGTACCCCTATTCGGACACGGACAAGCTCGCCAAGTTCATCCCTGACAAGCCCGTCGGCACGACGCTGCGTGACGTGCTAACTCAGGGCGAGGACGGGGAGTACGCCGCGGGTGAGAAGCACCCGGGGCAGGCGCGCGAGATCCTGCAGTTCATCAACGGGAACGATGCCGCCCGACAGGTCCTGGATACCGCCTTCGAGATTGAGGGCTTCGCCCGCCACGCAGGCACCCACGCGGCGGGCGTCGTCATCTCCGAGGAACGCCTGACGGACATAGTCCCGCTTCAGCGCGTCAAGGACACCGACTCGGTGATGGTCCAGCACCCCATGAGCGACGTGGAAGCGTTGGGACTCCTCAAGGTGGACTTTTTGGGCCTGCGCAACCTCGACGTGATCGAGGAGACGCTCGAGACGATCCGGCAGACCTCGGGCGAGGAGGTGGACATCCAGAACATACCCCTCGACGACGAGAAGACCTTGAAGATGTTCGCCAGGGGCGACACGTTCGGGGTCTTCCAGTTCGAGTCCGGGGGGATGCAGCGGATGCTCCAGGAGGTCCGCCCGGACCGCTTCGACGACCTCGTGGCCCTGAACGCCCTCTACCGTCCGGGCCCCATGGACTACATCCCGACCTTCAAGAAGGGCAAGCACGACCCCGAGAGCGTGGACTACCGCGACGAGCGGTTGAAGCCGATACTCGAGCCCACCTACGGGGTCGCCGCGTACCAGGAGCAGCTCATGGAGATAAGCAAGCTCCTGGGCGGCTTCACCCCCGGGCAGGCCGACACGCTGCGCAAGGCGATCGGCAAGAAGAACGCGGCGATGCTCGCGACCCTCAAGGACAAGTTCATGGAGGGCTGCGCCGCCAACGACGTCTCCATCGAGGTCGCCGACGAGCTGTGGAACTGGATGGAGAAGGCCGGCGGCTACTCGTTCAACAAGAGCCACTCCGCCTGCTACTCGTTCCTCGCCTTCCAGACCGCGTACCTGAAAGCCCACTACCCCGAGTCGTACATGGCCGCCCTCATGAGCAGCGTCATGAACACTAAGGACCGGGTGCCGCAGTACGTGGCCGAGGCGCGGGCGATGAAGATAGAGGTCCTGCCGCCCGACGTGAACGAGAGCGGTCGCCGGTTCACGGTCGTCGGGAACACCATCCGGTTCGGGTTGTCCGCCGTAAAGAACGTCGGCGAGAACACCGTGGAGGCGATACGGGCCGCCAGGGAGGAGGGGGGGCCGTTCGCAGACATCTTCGACTTCTGCGAGCGGGTCGACTCCTCGACCTACAACAAGCGGACCGTGGAGTCGCTCATAAAGTGCGGCGCCTTCGACAACGTAGGCCCCTCGCGCGCGGCGATGGTAGCCGTCCACGCCAAGGCCGTCGAGCGCTGCACCAAAGGCCTCAAGGGGGCCTGCGAGGACCAGTTCTCGATGTTCGACGACGCCGAGATAGCGCCCCCGAAGCCCGAGTTCCCCGACCTCGAAGACGACCGGCGCGAGAGCCTGGAGTGGGAGAAGGAGACGCTCGGGCTCTACGTCTCCGACCACCCTTTGCGCCCGGTCCTCCACAAGCTCAAAAAGCACACCGACACAACCGTCTCCGACCTCGACCATTGCAGGGACGGGGCGATGGTGTGGGTCGGGGGGCTGGCGACGAGCGTTCGGACCAACACCACGCGCAAGGGCGACATGATGGGGATGCTCCAGCTCGACGACACCCGGGGGCTCGCCGAGGTAATGGTCTTCCCGCGGGTCTACGCCAAGTGCGCGAACTGCGTGCGCGAGGACGCCGTTCTAAAGGTCAAGGGCCGCGTCGAGCGCAAGGAGGGCATCCCGCGCATCATCGCCATGGAGATGGAGGAGCTCCACCTGGAACCGGGCCCCGATCCCGTCTACCTCGACGCTTCGTGTTTCGTCGGCCTCTCCCGCGCGGAGGCGGAGGAGGCATTCGGTCTGCTCGCCAAAAGCCCCGGAACGAGCCCCGTCTTCCTCGTCTCCCCGTCGGACGGATTGGAGGAGAGGGTCTTCGACGTGGAGGACTCCTCGGACCTGCACGCTGAGCTCAAGCAGATACTGGGGCCGAGGTGCCTCTCTTACTCCCGGAAAGAGGCCCCGGTCGCCGAGCCGGAGATGGAGCAGGTGTCTTAG
- a CDS encoding GFA family protein, with translation MVSEETLTVRGGCQCGAVRYEARAASRDAYYCHCRMCQKAFGHLSGIFCGVDRRSVEWESGEPAYYQSSKVARRGFCRECGTPLTFEYLELGELHLAVGSLDEPGRFRPVIHYGSESIVEPFFTEDGLPRERTDEDQEFMAMWRAAYGPDSVPGHPSGS, from the coding sequence ATGGTGTCCGAAGAAACGTTGACGGTGCGGGGCGGGTGTCAGTGCGGTGCGGTGCGGTATGAGGCGAGGGCCGCGAGCAGGGACGCCTATTACTGCCACTGCCGGATGTGCCAGAAGGCATTCGGGCATCTATCGGGTATCTTCTGCGGGGTTGATCGGCGGAGCGTGGAATGGGAGAGCGGGGAGCCAGCCTACTACCAGTCGTCGAAGGTCGCGCGCCGCGGTTTTTGCCGGGAGTGCGGCACGCCGCTGACGTTCGAGTATTTGGAGTTGGGTGAGCTTCACCTGGCCGTCGGTAGCCTCGACGAGCCCGGGCGGTTCAGGCCGGTGATCCACTACGGCTCGGAGAGCATCGTGGAGCCGTTCTTCACGGAAGACGGGCTTCCCCGCGAGCGCACGGATGAGGACCAGGAGTTCATGGCCATGTGGCGCGCGGCCTACGGCCCGGACTCCGTGCCGGGGCATCCTTCCGGTAGCTGA
- a CDS encoding DUF7002 family protein: MDVGKLASRHPVLYHMAEDGSWESIRRLGLLSTSALLDGFEVGEGRRRRIESARRPEMEAIEHPEHGRALIWDNKPMQETVLERCLTGMTPREWYETLNRRVFFWLDRRRLLRLLCARAYRDRPHLVLELDTAELLRRHAEDVTLSAINSGATFAMNPAPRGPHTFRRVEDHPRGKAVVELAVDYAVPGAADFTCRVSRWRGGGELGEVWRKG; encoded by the coding sequence GTGGACGTCGGAAAGCTCGCCTCACGTCATCCCGTGCTGTACCACATGGCCGAGGACGGGAGCTGGGAAAGTATACGCAGACTCGGTCTTTTGAGCACGAGCGCCCTGCTCGACGGGTTCGAGGTGGGGGAGGGGCGGAGGCGCCGCATCGAGTCCGCCCGCCGGCCGGAGATGGAGGCAATAGAGCACCCGGAGCACGGACGCGCCCTGATCTGGGACAACAAACCGATGCAGGAGACGGTCCTGGAGCGGTGCCTGACGGGCATGACCCCGCGCGAGTGGTACGAGACGCTCAACCGCAGGGTCTTTTTCTGGCTGGACAGGAGGCGACTGCTAAGGCTGCTTTGTGCGAGGGCCTACCGGGACCGGCCGCACCTCGTGCTCGAGCTGGACACCGCGGAGCTTCTGCGGCGGCACGCGGAGGACGTCACCCTGTCCGCGATCAACTCCGGCGCTACGTTCGCGATGAACCCGGCCCCCCGCGGGCCCCACACGTTCCGCCGCGTTGAGGATCACCCCAGGGGCAAGGCGGTCGTCGAGCTCGCCGTGGACTACGCCGTCCCCGGGGCCGCCGACTTCACCTGCCGCGTGAGCCGGTGGCGCGGCGGGGGAGAGTTGGGTGAGGTCTGGCGAAAGGGTTAA
- a CDS encoding aminotransferase-like domain-containing protein, with translation MTDTMTEKIVFTRGVPPPEAFPTEQMGECFDAAVRGDAATVLQYGQQRGYAPLRRQLAEEYGVSETEILVGNGSLQLQDLVASYLSGPGTVVYTEQPSYDRAIKTFRRRAAQAIGIPLEEDGISVDRLEAALEREVPAFVYLVPDFQNPAGATLSLEKRRRIVELAVEHDFWVIEDVPYRKLRYEGEDLPLLREIDASRVITMSSFSKLLSPGIRVGFMIAPEPLIDAVTALGEDTYLAPVLPTQAAVAEFMGRGLLGPNIERLKELYTPRWKTMSDAVRRELPDAQAFIPGGGFFVSVMLPEDANTTNLVGRGKDAGLVLTPGAAFFADPGDGEAVPGDRFVRLPFCAVTPGQIEEGVKRLASLL, from the coding sequence ATGACGGACACGATGACCGAGAAGATAGTCTTTACCCGCGGCGTCCCGCCGCCCGAGGCTTTCCCGACGGAGCAGATGGGCGAGTGCTTCGACGCGGCGGTGCGCGGGGACGCTGCCACGGTGCTGCAATACGGCCAGCAGCGCGGGTACGCCCCTCTGAGGCGCCAGCTCGCCGAGGAGTACGGGGTCTCGGAGACGGAGATCCTGGTGGGCAACGGCTCGCTGCAGTTGCAGGACCTCGTCGCCTCGTACCTCTCCGGGCCAGGCACCGTGGTCTACACGGAGCAGCCGAGCTACGACCGCGCGATCAAGACGTTCCGCAGGCGCGCCGCCCAGGCCATCGGCATCCCGCTCGAAGAAGACGGCATCAGCGTCGACCGCCTGGAGGCGGCGCTTGAAAGGGAGGTCCCGGCCTTCGTCTACCTCGTGCCGGACTTCCAGAACCCGGCGGGCGCGACGCTCTCCCTGGAGAAGCGGCGCAGGATCGTGGAGCTCGCCGTGGAGCACGACTTCTGGGTGATAGAGGACGTCCCGTACCGCAAGCTCCGCTACGAGGGCGAGGACCTGCCGCTGTTGCGCGAGATCGACGCCTCGCGGGTCATCACGATGAGCTCGTTCTCGAAGCTCCTCTCCCCAGGAATCCGGGTGGGGTTCATGATCGCGCCAGAACCCCTCATAGACGCGGTCACGGCCCTCGGCGAGGACACCTACCTCGCCCCGGTCCTGCCCACGCAGGCGGCCGTCGCCGAGTTCATGGGCCGCGGCCTGCTCGGGCCGAACATCGAGCGCCTCAAGGAGCTGTACACTCCTCGCTGGAAGACGATGTCCGACGCCGTCCGCCGCGAGCTACCCGACGCCCAGGCCTTTATCCCCGGCGGCGGCTTCTTCGTCAGCGTCATGCTCCCCGAGGACGCCAACACGACGAACCTAGTCGGGCGCGGCAAAGACGCGGGCCTCGTGCTCACGCCGGGCGCCGCCTTCTTCGCCGACCCCGGGGACGGCGAGGCCGTCCCCGGCGACCGCTTCGTCCGCCTCCCCTTCTGCGCCGTAACACCGGGGCAGATAGAAGAGGGAGTCAAAAGGCTCGCGAGCCTTTTGTAG
- a CDS encoding ArsR/SmtB family transcription factor, producing MTEQSGFPDYEMEEYFEATEPEHHKAFADPTRQRVVNLLYERAATTKQLAGALGQSPGRMAHHLKVLEGVGLVRVVRTRQVRAITEKYYGNTYRRVNFTARGFSWRENLPELEPFFLLRQAIDEYDRSALEVERRPGAVAPMSLVEHARVPASRADEFAAKVLELAKEFESDPVPGERVWGFVAAVYPTDLPELPEDADA from the coding sequence ATGACTGAACAAAGCGGTTTTCCGGATTACGAGATGGAGGAATACTTCGAGGCGACGGAGCCCGAGCACCACAAGGCGTTCGCGGACCCCACCAGGCAGCGGGTCGTTAACCTGCTCTACGAGAGGGCGGCGACGACCAAGCAGCTCGCCGGGGCGCTCGGGCAGAGCCCCGGGAGGATGGCGCACCACCTGAAGGTCTTGGAAGGAGTGGGGCTCGTGCGGGTGGTCCGCACGCGGCAGGTCAGGGCCATAACCGAAAAGTATTACGGCAACACCTACCGCAGGGTGAACTTCACGGCCAGGGGGTTCTCGTGGCGGGAGAATCTGCCCGAGCTAGAGCCCTTCTTCTTGCTCCGGCAGGCGATCGACGAGTACGACCGCTCGGCACTGGAGGTAGAGAGGCGGCCGGGCGCCGTAGCCCCTATGTCGCTCGTAGAGCACGCCCGCGTGCCGGCCTCACGCGCCGACGAGTTCGCCGCGAAGGTCCTGGAGCTCGCCAAGGAGTTCGAGTCGGACCCGGTGCCAGGAGAGCGCGTGTGGGGCTTCGTGGCGGCCGTCTACCCGACCGACCTGCCCGAGCTCCCCGAAGACGCCGACGCCTAA